The Aptenodytes patagonicus chromosome 25, bAptPat1.pri.cur, whole genome shotgun sequence genome window below encodes:
- the GDF15 gene encoding growth/differentiation factor 15: protein MPRALRDVGAALTCLQLLLLLAGVELRPHAWDEDRLQLEAIKKGILERLGMPAPPVVRHRLDQESIRRAQRLYQQKVAELTGNRSREEEGAVPETRHLHRLTPKLLRQPDIPRRHQDPQGHQDLQGDQDPHGPYRYHLILSRTEAFHRQLRVVQAELKLFKRTLASPGMSPLDASVPPRISIYTLGGAHGTPQLLRSQELDRDAPSLDLTAAVQPWAAGPEATLRLELAFTADVSTLLATSGGETLVLEVETHETTGRGARRARGLEEECGKSDGKCCLKSLKVSFQDIGWSDWVIAPNSYYMRFCEGSCPHNYKPASMHAQIKARVHSLSKATPPPCCVPAGYDPMVLMHYDGEGRLVSTLFEDMLVTRCHCA from the exons ATGCCGAGGGCGCTGCGGGACGTGGGGGCCGCCCTCAcctgcctccagctcctgctgcttctcgCCGGCGTGGAGCTGAGGCCCCACGCGTGGGACGAGGACAGGCTCCAGCTGGAAGCCATCAAAAAGGGGATCCTGGAGCGGTTGGGGATGCCCGCTCCCCCCGTGGTCCGGCACCGGCTGGACCAGGAGAGCATCCGGAGAGCGCAGCGGCTGTACCAGCAGAAAGTGGCCGAGCTGACGGGGAACCGGAgccgggaggaggagggagccgTGCCAGAGACCAGGCACCTGCATCGCCTGACCCCCAAGC TGCTGCGCCAGCCGGACATCCCCCGGCgacaccaggacccccagggacACCAGGACCTCCAGGGAGACCAGGACCCCCATGGCCCCTACCGCTACCATCTCATCCTCTCCCGCACCGAGGCTTTCCACCGACAGCTCCGGGTGGTGCAGGCGGAGCTGAAGCTCTTCAAGCGGACGCTGGCATCCCCCGGCATGTCCCCGCTCGACGCCTCGGTGCCTCCCCGCATCAGCATCTACACGCTGGGGGGGGCTCACGGGACCCCCCAGCTCCTGCGTAGCCAAGAGCTGGACCGCGACGCCCCGAGCCTGGACCTCACAGCGGCCGTCCAGCCCTGGGCTGCCGGTCCTGAGGCCACACTGCGCCTGGAGCTGGCCTTCACAGCCGACGTCTCAACCTTGTTGGCCACCTCGGGGGGCGAGACCCTGGTGCTGGAGGTGGAAACCCATGAGACAACGGGACGGGGAGCCAGGAGAGCccgggggctggaggaggagtgCGGGAAGAGCGATGGGAAGTGTTGCCTCAAGTCGCTCAAGGTCTCCTTCCAGGACATCGGCTGGTCGGACTGGGTCATCGCCCCCAACAGCTACTACATGAGGTTCTGCGAAGGTTCCTGTCCCCACAACTACAAGCCGGCCAGCATGCACGCCCAGATCAAAGCCCGCGTGCACTCCCTCTCCAAAGCCACCCCGCCGCCCTGCTGCGTCCCCGCCGGCTACGACCCCATGGTGCTGATGCACTACGACGGCGAGGGCAGGCTGGTCTCCACCCTCTTCGAGGACATGCTGGTCACCAGGTGCCACTGTGCCTGA